A genome region from Coffea arabica cultivar ET-39 chromosome 7e, Coffea Arabica ET-39 HiFi, whole genome shotgun sequence includes the following:
- the LOC113720801 gene encoding alcohol dehydrogenase-like 7 yields MAQNQESSNTAGKPIHCKAAVARKAGEPLVIEEIIVAPPKAHELRVRVLCSALCFSDIHFWRLKEPHGYYPRIFGHETVGVVESVGEGVEDVKVGDTVIPSFLAYCGECPDCTSLKSNQCSKLRFELSPYIRDGTSRFSDTKGQTIYHFGYTSGFSEYTVVDITHVTKVDPALPASRACLLGCGVSTGVGAAWKTADVEAGSTVAIFGLGVIGLSVAEGARLRGAKSIIRVDLNPEKAEIGKKVGVTHYLNPKDLGGKSASEVILEMTDGLGADYCFECVGLPSLGQEAFTCCRKGWGKTVILGVDKPDSQLILNSLVNSHSGKSITGVQYGGLKPNIDIPILAKRYLDKELQLDLFVTHEVKLQDINKAFKLLIEGKCLRTVIWMDKERASADGVVFDEI; encoded by the exons ATGGCGCAGAATCAAGAATCAAGCAACACTGCTGGGAAGCCCATCCATTGCAAAG CTGCGGTTGCAAGGAAAGCAGGGGAGCCATTAGTGATCGAGGAAATCATAGTCGCCCCTCCAAAAGCCCATGAACTTCGCGTTCGAGTCTTATGCTCTGCCCTATGTTTCAGTGACATCCATTTCTGGAGACTGAAA GAACCTCATGGATATTATCCAAGAATTTTTGGTCATGAAACTGTTGG GGTTGTGGAGAGTGTAGGAGAGGGAGTCGAGGATGTGAAAGTGGGAGATACAGTCATTCCATCGTTTTTGGCCTATTGCGGAGAATGTCCTGATTGCACATCCCTCAAAAGCAACCAATGCTCCAAATTGAGATTCGAACTGTCTCCGTATATCCGAGATGGGACTAGCCGGTTTTCTGATACCAAAGGACAGACAATTTACCACTTTGGCTACACATCAGGTTTCAGTGAGTACACTGTGGTAGACATCACTCATGTCACAAAAGTAGATCCTGCACTTCCGGCGAGTCGAGCATGCTTGCTTGGCTGTGGAGTATCGACCG GAGTTGGTGCTGCATGGAAAACGGCCGATGTTGAAGCTGGCTCAACTGTAGCTATATTTGGATTGGGAGTAATCGGATTATCG GTTGCCGAAGGAGCAAGACTTCGTGGTGCTAAAAGCATTATCCGCGTGGATTTGAACCCGGAGAAAGCTGAAATTG GTAAAAAGGTTGGCGTCACCCATTATCTCAACCCAAAGGACCTTGGGGGCAAATCTGCGAGCGAG GTGATTCTTGAGATGACTGACGGACTTGGTGCTGATTATTGCTTCGAATGTGTCGGCTTACCATCCCTAGGGCAAGAAGCATTTACTTGCTGCAGAAAG GGATGGGGCAAGACAGTTATATTAGGAGTGGACAAGCCCGACTCACAGCTGATCCTCAATTCCCTGGTGAACTCTCATAGTGGGAAATCCATTACCGGAGTCCAATATGGTGGTCTCAAGCCTAACATTGATATTCCCATTCTTGCAAAGCGTTACCTGGATAAG GAACTTCAGCTGGACTTGTTTGTCACGCATGAGGTCAAACTTCAAGACATCAACAAGGCTTTCAAGTTGCTTATTGAGGGCAAGTGCCTTCGGACTGTCATTTGGATGGACAAGGAGAGGGCAAGTGCCGACGGTGTGGTTTTTGATGAAATATAG